A segment of the Nostoc sp. TCL26-01 genome:
CTTCACGATTGGGATTGAGTTGGCTAACTGTGGGATAATTGATGACTAATTGTCGTGAGGTAGCTGCGGCAACTGGCCCAACGGCATAACTGGGAATTTGCCCAGCATCAGTATAGATAGAAATGACATTTTGATTATCAGCAGTTAAGCCGAGTCCATTCGCTAAAGCAACTAATGCTTGAACCCTGGGAATTTGCTGCTGTGGTTTAAAAGTACCATCAGGATAACCAGAAACAAATTGACTCTGGTAAGCCGCTTGAATTGCCCCATAAGCCCAGAAATTGCGGTTGACATCTCGAAAATCAATCGCGTTACGTTTAGTTGGTGGTGTTAACGCTTTAGTGACAATAGTGGCAAATTGGGCGCGTGTTACAGGCTCATTGGGTTTAAACGTACCATCGGGGAAACCAGCAATAATATTCTGTGAAGCTAAAGCTTCGATATATGCCTTTGCCCAGTAACCTGTGGGTACATCATTAAAGCCCGTGGTTTGTCCTCCTGGGGGTGGTTCAACACTAGCCGCTACAAAGTCCACCTGTCCAAAAATCTTTTTCTGATCAATATCATTCCCAACAGCCAAAATTCGATTGGTTTTGGTAGCGTTATTCACATCATAACGAGTGTTACTGCGAATCAAGTTACCACCAGGATTTTCATTCGTACCTAAGTCGGGTTGAGCGCCGATAGTTGCCACTACACCATCGCGTTTATTATTTTGAATGACATTCTTCCGGAGTATGGGCTTGGCTGACTCGGAGATAAACAAACCATCTTGGTTTTGGACAATCTGATTTTCGACAACGAGAGGGGTAGAAGTCCCACCGATCGCAATCCCAAAACCTGTATCTTGAAATAAGTTATTGCGAATCTCCCCTTGGGCTGATCTGGCTACAGAAACCCCGTTACCTTTGTTCTGTAAAAAGATGTTACCTTCAATTTTGGGATTTCCTGTGCCTGTGACAAACACCCCATCCCGAACACTGTTAGTAAAAGTATTATTTTTAATAGTGGGATTAGTTGATTCTACCCACACACCAGTACCACGTTGATTGGGGTTAGTCACAGTTAAACCAGCGATCGTTGTACCATTACCAGCCAAAATCGTAATATCTTGTCGAGCAAAGGTACGACTGGTATAAAAACCACCACCTGTAATTAATACTCCTTGCCCTCTATTTGATTCATCACCTTGCAAAGTTACTCCAGTTGGAACTATCAAAGGGAATTGTTCGCCAGTTTCATTGCTGTAATTTCCCGGAGCCAGTTGGATCAATGTTCCTGGCTGCGCTTGGTTAAGAGCAAAGCTAATTGTTTTATAGGGTGTAGTTGCGCTTGTACCAGCACCAGCAGTATTTACACCAGTTGCAGGGTTGACATAAATAACTGGTGCAGTCACAGGAACTTGCGCTGTCAGAATAGGCTTGGTAGCTCCAGCATTTACCTCAGTGGAGACTAGCATGAACCCACCAGCAACCAACAGTAAACCAGTGATCCCAACTGGCAAGGATAAAGTTGAGAGTAAACTTCTTACTAAAGGCAGGTTAAAACCTTGGTATTTCATTGTTGTGTTTGAGATGTGCTGATTGTGATATGGTGAAATTGGGTTGATTTGGCAAATATCTAGCTATCAAACCCATGCAAAACTATAACCGGATGACTAGCGATTCGCTAGCTATGTTTCGGAAGAAATTACATAAATTTGAAAATGGTCAATGGTCAATAGTCATTAGTCAATGGTCAATGGTCAATAGTCATTATTTCTTCATTTTGAATTTTGAATTTATTCGTCTCCTTCACTCCCTCACTCTCTCACTCCCTCACTCAGCACGGGCTGCATCGCCCCGCTTCCGCTAACAGCACTCTCTCACTCCCTCACTCAGCACTCAGCACTCTCTCACTCTCTCACTCCTATTTTGAATAAACACAAATGAGAACCCCGATTTCTTCATGAAACCGGGGTTGGTGTACTTGGCTTTATTTGTTTTATTTATACTGTTTTGATGTTGTTTTCAGTAAGCTAATGTTTCTAGTGTTTCTCGCAAGTAGCGCTGGACTTGCTGTTCCAGATGTAGCTCTTGCAGGTGAACGTTGCTTTCTAACTGCCAGCGCTGGAAGCCGGAACTAGCTGCGATCGCATATTGCAGATGATTCCAAATTTCAGAATCACGAGCGAATTGGTAGTCACTGGAAGCTGTTATCTTAGCCATAATCCCTCATTCCTCAGTTTTAACTTCACTAGTTAACTGGGGCAAGATTTTATTTACCCGCACCCCTAAAATGGTGAAATCTTTCTTAATCTTTTCTAAAGGTAATGGTTTTATCGCTGCAAATTCTGTGTCATTGGTCACTAAAACTCGCGCTACACTCACGGGAATTTGGAGAAACAAATTACTTGCCAAAAAGGTTAAGGCTGCCAATACTAACCCTACACCATGCCATTGTGGTAAAAAACTTGCCACATTAACTACTAGCGGGGTCGCTTGGTACAATTGCCATAATACACCAATGGACAAAATTGCTGCCACAAGTGCTAGTACACGATTTAACTTTGTATTAATTAAACAGAGAATTTTTCTTTGTTGCTCAGTCAGATTTTCTGGCTTGATGGCTATGCCCAAAATGGCGAATATATAAAATGGACGGCGTAACTGCATCCACAAAAGCGGGATCACACCCACTGCTGCGACTAATAAAAGTTCTATCCATACAGGCAACACTGGCTGACCAACAGATAGAAACAATAAACACAGCAATAAAAAAATTGGCATTGCCGCCAAGCCGGCGACATGAATCCACAGTATCGGTTCAGAGCGAAATGAGCGCATATTATTAGAGTCCTGAGTACTGAGTACTGAGTGCTGAGTGTTGATTCTCAAGTTGTGAGTGAAAGCTTTGATAGTTAAGGAATCTATCCTCACTTTACTCATGACGACTCAGCACTCGTGACTCAGCACTACCTTGTTAACGCGAGGGTACGGCGCTTAGTAACCATTTGGTAGGCTTCGATGATGTCACCTTCAGCCCAATCATGGAACTTATCAACACCGATACCACATTCGTAGCCAGCATTGACCTCACGCGCATCGTCTTTCATCCGCTTGAGGGAATCCAGCACACCTTCGTAGATCACCTTGCCACCACGACGTACACGAATTTTGCAGTTGCGGACTAGTTTGCCAGATTGGACATAACAACCAGCCACAGCTCCCCGACCGACTGGGAAGACGGCACGGACTTCGGTTTGACCCAATGGTTCTTCTACCAACTCTGGTTCCAACAGACCTTCCAAAGCTCCTTGAATATCTTCTAGGAGTTTGTAGATAATGTTGTATTCTCGCACATCCACACCAGCTTCATCAGCTGCTTGTCTAGCTCCACTGGCGTAGGTCGTATTGAACCCAATAATAACTGCACCACTGGCGGCGGCTAGGTCAATATCTGTCTGAGTGATTTCACCAGCAGCAGATAATAGCATCCGAATTTGTACTTCGTTTTGGGGGATTTGCTTGAGTGATCCCACAATTGCTTCTAAAGAACCTTGGACATCTGCTTTCAGGATCAGGTTGAGTTCTTTCAACTCGCCTTCTTGAGCTTGAGCAGATAGGGTGGTGAGGGTAACACGTCCTTGGAGGAGACGCGATAGGCGTTGTTTGTCGGCACGATCTGAGGCCAGGGATCTGGCTTCTTTTTCGTTCTGGAAGACTTCAAACTCGTCACCTGCGGCGGGGACATCGCTTAAACCCAAGACCTCAACAGCGAAGGAGGGACTAGCTATGTCTACTCTTCTGCCGCGATCATCTACCATTGCTCGGACTTTACCAAAGGCTGAACCCGCAACCAGCATATCTCCTACGTGGAGAGTACCGTTTTGAATCAGTAGGGTAGCAACCGCTCCCTTGGCTTTATCTAAGTGGGCTTCAATGACTGTGCCTTTGGCGCTGCGGTCTGGGTTAGCGGAAAGTTCGCCAACTTCTGCGACCAACAGGATCATCTCTAGGAGAGTATCCAGGTTTTCACCCTTGATGGCGCTCACAGGAACCATAATTGTCTCACCACCCCATTCTTCTGGGGTTAATCCATATTGGGTGAGTTCTTGTTTCACACGGTCTGGTTGTGCGCCTTCTTTATCAATCTTGTTGATGGCAACTACAATCGGGACTTCAGCAGCCTGAGCATGGCTAATAGCTTCTACGGTTTGTGGACGAACACCATCATCTGCTGCCACTACTAACACAGCTATATCGGTGACTCTAGCTCCCCTCGCCCGCATGGCTGTAAAGGCTTCGTGACCAGGAGTATCGAGGAAGACGATTTGCTGTTCTTTACCTTCGTGTTCTATGTCTACGTGGTAAGCGCCGATATGCTGAGTAATCCCCCCAGCTTCACCGGCCGCGACTTTAGTTTTGCGAATCGAGTCTAGTAGGGTAGTTTTACCGTGGTCTACGTGACCCATAATTGTCACTACTGGCGGACGACGCAGGAGATGTTCTAGGTCTGCCACGTCAATCATTTCGGTGACTTTGCGAGCTTCCGCTTCTGGTTCGGCGGTTTCGATTTCTACTTCTAGCTCTTTCGCTACCAAAGTAATTGTTGGGATGTCTAGATTTTGAGTGATACTCACCGCCATGCCTTTCATGAACAGGATTTTCACAATCTCTGTATCGGCCACGACTAAAGCATCAGCCAACTCTTGCACCGTCATCGGCCCCATGACTATGACTTTTTCTGGACGCTCGCGCTTAACTTCTGTTTCTTGGCGGCGGTTTTGCTGGTCACGGTTGCTACTACTAGACTTTTTACCACGAGTAGTAGGAGCATTGATTGGTGCTGCTACTGGTGATTGTGTTGGTCTAGCTGCTTTCGGTTTGGGAGGACGGGCGATGGAAAGACTGACTTGGACGGTTGCGGGTATTTCTAACCCATCTTCATCTAAGAAGTCTTCGTCTTCAAAATCATCTTCCAAGATGGGCTTGGTACGTTTGCCTTTAACGCCTAACTTACCAGCCTTTTCTTTGATTTCGTCGATAATTTCTTCTTCTTGCCACTTTTTACCACCTTTGGAAGGGCGGGGTGGTGTGGGACGTTTCAGGTCGAGCAGGTCTGGGGCGATCGCTTCAGCACCTACTTCTCCTCTGGCCTGTGTACCTGCCATTTGTCTTGGCGGGGTGGCTACAGGCGCTGGTTGGTCGGCTGAGGGGCGCATTGGTCTTTGAGGACGTACCCCGTCCCCGCCCGGTGCGCTGGGTCTGCTGCCACGTTGCTCTGGTTTTACCGGACTTTGGGTAGGCCGAGCCTGCTTTTGCACTGGTGCTGGAGAAGTTTCTCCTGACGCTGGCTTGACCACTTTTGTCGGCTTGACTTGGTCGCTGCGATCGCGTTTGAGAATTGGTTTCTCGGCGGAAACACCCAAAGGCTCGATGACATCGGCTTTTTCTCCCGCAGGTCTGCTTGGTGGTGCTGACAGCTGGGGTTTGGGCGGTCTTTCAGCTTTACTAGGTCTTGGTTGACCTACTTTATCGGTCTTCTCTGCTGTAGTTTTTTCCGGCACTTGTGGCTTGGGTGCTGGTT
Coding sequences within it:
- the infB gene encoding translation initiation factor IF-2 — encoded protein: MNNGKVRIYELSKELNLDNKELLAICDQLNIAVKSHSSTISESEAESIRAAAEKLAATNGTTKKELGTTSHKPNSAQTGSRNRPAPPHKQQILEIRKPKILRNPTSNAPEASVANEDQIASSEVNSPAPPKPFATPASPMKPTAPSRPVPRNLSETPQKPAVPETEPAPKPQVPEKTTAEKTDKVGQPRPSKAERPPKPQLSAPPSRPAGEKADVIEPLGVSAEKPILKRDRSDQVKPTKVVKPASGETSPAPVQKQARPTQSPVKPEQRGSRPSAPGGDGVRPQRPMRPSADQPAPVATPPRQMAGTQARGEVGAEAIAPDLLDLKRPTPPRPSKGGKKWQEEEIIDEIKEKAGKLGVKGKRTKPILEDDFEDEDFLDEDGLEIPATVQVSLSIARPPKPKAARPTQSPVAAPINAPTTRGKKSSSSNRDQQNRRQETEVKRERPEKVIVMGPMTVQELADALVVADTEIVKILFMKGMAVSITQNLDIPTITLVAKELEVEIETAEPEAEARKVTEMIDVADLEHLLRRPPVVTIMGHVDHGKTTLLDSIRKTKVAAGEAGGITQHIGAYHVDIEHEGKEQQIVFLDTPGHEAFTAMRARGARVTDIAVLVVAADDGVRPQTVEAISHAQAAEVPIVVAINKIDKEGAQPDRVKQELTQYGLTPEEWGGETIMVPVSAIKGENLDTLLEMILLVAEVGELSANPDRSAKGTVIEAHLDKAKGAVATLLIQNGTLHVGDMLVAGSAFGKVRAMVDDRGRRVDIASPSFAVEVLGLSDVPAAGDEFEVFQNEKEARSLASDRADKQRLSRLLQGRVTLTTLSAQAQEGELKELNLILKADVQGSLEAIVGSLKQIPQNEVQIRMLLSAAGEITQTDIDLAAASGAVIIGFNTTYASGARQAADEAGVDVREYNIIYKLLEDIQGALEGLLEPELVEEPLGQTEVRAVFPVGRGAVAGCYVQSGKLVRNCKIRVRRGGKVIYEGVLDSLKRMKDDAREVNAGYECGIGVDKFHDWAEGDIIEAYQMVTKRRTLALTR
- a CDS encoding low-complexity tail membrane protein, whose protein sequence is MRSFRSEPILWIHVAGLAAMPIFLLLCLLFLSVGQPVLPVWIELLLVAAVGVIPLLWMQLRRPFYIFAILGIAIKPENLTEQQRKILCLINTKLNRVLALVAAILSIGVLWQLYQATPLVVNVASFLPQWHGVGLVLAALTFLASNLFLQIPVSVARVLVTNDTEFAAIKPLPLEKIKKDFTILGVRVNKILPQLTSEVKTEE
- a CDS encoding DUF1565 domain-containing protein; the encoded protein is MKYQGFNLPLVRSLLSTLSLPVGITGLLLVAGGFMLVSTEVNAGATKPILTAQVPVTAPVIYVNPATGVNTAGAGTSATTPYKTISFALNQAQPGTLIQLAPGNYSNETGEQFPLIVPTGVTLQGDESNRGQGVLITGGGFYTSRTFARQDITILAGNGTTIAGLTVTNPNQRGTGVWVESTNPTIKNNTFTNSVRDGVFVTGTGNPKIEGNIFLQNKGNGVSVARSAQGEIRNNLFQDTGFGIAIGGTSTPLVVENQIVQNQDGLFISESAKPILRKNVIQNNKRDGVVATIGAQPDLGTNENPGGNLIRSNTRYDVNNATKTNRILAVGNDIDQKKIFGQVDFVAASVEPPPGGQTTGFNDVPTGYWAKAYIEALASQNIIAGFPDGTFKPNEPVTRAQFATIVTKALTPPTKRNAIDFRDVNRNFWAYGAIQAAYQSQFVSGYPDGTFKPQQQIPRVQALVALANGLGLTADNQNVISIYTDAGQIPSYAVGPVAAATSRQLVINYPTVSQLNPNREATRAEIAAFVYQALVNAGRAQPLQSSYLVRVP